GTCGCGCAATCCGCGACGGCCGGCCTGATCCTGGGGCTGATCGCGATCGCGTCGGGCCGGCTCTGGTACAATTGGCATTTGTGGATTCTGGCCCACTTGACCGTCGGGGCCGTGCTCGGGGCCTGGAACGCGGGCCGGGCCTGGCTCTGCTGGCTCCCTCTGGGAGTCGGACTCTTCCTGATCGATTTCGAGGCCGTCAGCCATGGCTGGGGCCCGCGCTATCTTTCGCCCTGGTCGGCCGCCAAGGGGAACCTCGTGATGTTGGCCCCCGCGGCGGCGGGCCTGGCGTTCGGCACGATCGTGAGGGCGGCGTGCGATGGGTGCGGCTGGTTTCGCGATCCCCTCCCCGGCGGCCTTCGGATTCTGCCGAGGTCCCTGTGCGGATTGCTCGGGGGGGTCGCCGGCCTGGCGGTCGCGTTTTCGATCCTCCGTTGGGCGGTCGTCGATTCGGGGACGATCTATGCGGCGGGATTCGACGAGACGAAGTTCCGATGCGTCCCGATTGGGGCGTCGGAAGCGGAGGTCGTCAGGCTCCTCGGCCCCCCCTGCGAGGAGACGACGCTGGGCTGTTTCAGCTTCATCTACCTCTTCGAGTACACGGAGCCGGCCTTCTGCGATCGGAAGCACTGGATCCGGCGCATCGTCCTCGATGAAGACAAGAAAGTCGTACGCACCGACGACGGTTACGACTGTCGCTGACCCGATCCGCGAGCACACATTGTGAGCGACGCGACACGTCCCTTCTTCACGATCGGCTACGGCGGCAGGCCGCCGGAGGAGTTCGTCGGCCTGTTGAAGGCGCACGGCGTCAAGACGGTCGCCGACGTCCGGCTCCGTCCCGACCGGGCGAGCATGGGGGCCTACACGAAGGCGAAGGCGGCGGACAAGGGGATCGAGAAGCTGCTGGCGGACGCCGGGATCGGCTATCGCTCGCTGCCGGAGCTGGGGAACGTCTTCCTCTATTTGGACGACTGGACGGCCCCCTACGGCGAGCTGATCGACCGGTCCGGCGACCTGCTGACCCGTCGGCTCGTCACGCTGCCGGGGCCGTTCTGCCTGCTCTGCGCCGAGAAGCGCGTCGCCGAGTGCCACCGGGGGGTCATCGCCACGCACCTCGTCGGCCGAGGCGCGTGGCGGGTCGAGCACATCGAGTGAAGCCCTCGCGACGGTGAGGATCTCAGGCGCGTGCGGTCGGGACTTCGGCAGATGAGGCCCGGCGGGCCCGGCCAGCCCGAAGGAGCCTGGGCGCGACGAGGCCGGCGGCGAGGGCGGCCAGCACGATCGCGGAGGGTTCGGGGACGGCGGCGGGCGCGATGGCCAGCCCCTGGATCGTGCCGAATCCGCCGGGAAGGTCGCCGACGAGCGAGGCCGTCGCGGTGCTCAGGTCGATGGTGTACAGCGAGGAGGTGTTGCCCACGTTGAGGAGGGCGTAGGCGATGTTGACGCCCCCGGGTCCGCTGAAGACGTCGAACCCCGCGTCGGGCCCGAAATCGAGGAAGGCGCCGTTGTAGGTGACCCGGCCGACCGTCGTAAGCGTCCCGAGGTTGTTGGCCAGGATCGCCAGCGTATCGAGGCCGGCGTCGAGCACGTACTGGGTCGTCGTCGCGGCCCCGGCCGCGCTGTTGGTGTAGGCGTTGGCCACGACCTGCGGCGTCGCCCCCGCGTTGGCGTCGCCGGCACCGTAGAAGAGGCCGGTCGCCACGGTGGTCCCGCCGGTCAGCGGGTTGTACACGATGTTCTCGCCGAGTTCGGAGACCGTACGGAGCCGGTCGATGACCGGGTTGAAGTCGATCCCGAGCTTGTCGGAGTTCGTCGCCGCCACCCCGGGCCCGCTGGCCGCGGTCAAAATTCCGGTAGCCACGTCGACCGTGAAATAAGCGTCGCGGACGTCGTTGTAGCCGTAAAGTCGTCCGGTGAGCGGGCGGAAGTCGATGTCGTCCAGGCTCGCCCCCACGCCTCCGAAGGTCAGCTGGATCGCGGCCGCCCCGCCGGGTGAGGCGACGTCGAAGGTATGAAGGGTCGTGCCGCCGTTGCCGAGCACGTAGCCCGTCGGGCCCGCCTGGACGGCTCCGGTGACGGTCGAAAAGCAGGCGGCGGCCAGGGCCGCGGCGATCGCGTGGCGCATGCGCATGGGAATCCTCCTCGGGGTGGTGCGGCGGTTCGGGCGGTCCTACGCCTTCGAACTGCCCCGGGACCCCCGGAGAGGTTCACATTAATAAAAATGTACCATCGCGTACGCGGCGAAGCGGGGGGCGCGCCAGGATCGGGCGGGCTTCACTTGGGATCGGCGTGGCGGATGATCTTGCCTTCCTGGAGGAAGACGACGGTCTGGGCGATGCCCGTGGCGTGGTCGGCGATGCGTTCGAGGTTGCGGGCGGAGTTCAGCAGCAGCAGCCAGCCGTCGAGCTGGTCGGCGCGGGCGGCGAGCTGGTCCTTGAGCTGGCGTCGCACGGCCCGGTAGCTCGCGTCGATCGGCTGGTCGCCGGCGATGACCTCGCGGGCCTTCCGCGAGTCGATCTCGACGAGCGCGGCGTGGGCCGACTGGACGTGGCGGAGGACGTCGCGGGCGAGCGTCTTCAGCGAGTCGGGGACGGCGATGTCGGGGAACTTGCGGCCCAGCTTGCGCACCCGACGGGCGACGCGGAGGGCCAGGTCGGCGATCCGCTCCCAGTCGCGGTTGACCTTCAGGACGGTCGCCATCCGCCGCAGGTCCGAGGCGACGGGCTCGAAGAGGGCCAGGATGCGGAGGCACTCCTCCTCGATGTGGACCTCCTTGCGGTCCGACTCCTCCTCTTCCTCCTTCACCTCGGCGATGAGGTCGATGCGGCCCTCGCAGACGGCCTTCACGCTCTTCTCGAGGGACCCGACGACCGAATCGCCCATCGCCAGCAGCTCGGCCCAGACCGCGTCCTGCTCCCGGAACGCGTGTCGAGGGACGCCGCCCGCCGCGGCCCCCCCCTCCTGAGATCGGCTCGGCGCCATGGTTCGGCCTCCTGAAGGATGATCGGCAAGGGGACGGGACCGAGCCTGGGCGCGGGCGTCGCTTCGCGGCGTTCGACAGCGTCCATTCTTCTCGCGCGGGCGGGTGGATTCAAGACCGATCCGGGGGCCGCGTGGGTCGCGCGTCGCGGCCGTCGGCTCAGCAGAAGGGCTTGAGGGCCCGACGCATGGCCGTGGCGTCGGGGTAGCGTTCCTCGGGGTCGCGGGCGAGGCACTTGCCCACCACGGCGGCGAGGCCGGCGGGGATGTCGGGGCGACGTTCCAGGATCGGGATGGGGTGCTCCTCCAGGAGCATCTTGATCAGGTCGCCGCCCCCCTCGGGCTCGTCGTAGATGTACTTGCCGGTGAGCAGGTAATAGAGCGTGGCGGCGGTCGCGTAGAGGTCGGCCTGGGGGCGGACCGTCTTGAAGTCGGTCATCTGCTCCGGGGGCATGAACGGGATCGTGCCGCGCATCTCGCCGGAGAAGGTCAGGCCCGAGAGGCCCACGCTGCGGAAGCTCTTGGCCAGGCCGAAGTCGGAGATCTTGGCCACCGAGCCCTCGGGCGTCTGGCCGATCAGGACGTTCTCGGGCTTGATGTCGCGATGGACGAACCCGCGGCGATGGGCGTGTTCGAGCCCCTTGAGGATCTGGCAGGCCAGCCGACAGGCCTGGTCGGTGGGATAGCGGCCGGGGTCGAGCTTGGCCAGGCCCTCCAGGTTCGACCCGGTGATGAACTCCATGGCGAACCAGAACTGGCCCCGCGACATCCCCTGCTCGAACCACTCGACGATGTTGGGGTGGCGGAGCTGGCTGATCACCGACATCTCGCGCTGGAATCGGTCGATGGCCGCGCGGGTGGTGGCGGTCTCGGGCATGATCAGCTTCAGGGCGACCATCCGGCCGCTGGTGTTGTGCCGCGCCTGGTAGACCACCCCCATGGCGCCGCGGCCCAGCTCGCGGACCGTCGTGTAGTGGGGGACGGGCTGGGGGAGGCTCGACGCCTCGCTCCGGCAGGCCGAGCACCACCACTCGACCGGCTCGTTCGGCCCGACGCCGACCACGTTGTTGACCGTGAGGTTGAGCGGGGCCGGGGTGCCGCAGCCGGCGCAGAAGATGGGCGATCGGGAAGGGATCGCCAGGCTCGACGACGGCGGCGGGGCGGCGCCGGACGGCGAGGCCGCCTCCACGACGATCCGGAAGAGGCTCTGGCCCGCCGCGATCAGGTCGCCCGAGGCGAGCCGCGCCCGATCGATCCGCTCGTTGTTGACGAAGGTGCCGTTGGTGCTGTCGAGGTCGCGCAGCTCGCAGCGGGGCGGGCTGATCTCGATCAGGAAATGGTCGCGCGAGAGGGCCGCGTCGTTGATCGGGCAATGGACGAACTGCGAGCGGCCCACGATGAACGTGTCGTGGCGGTCGAACACGAAGGACCGGCCCTCGCGAGGGCCCTTGATGACTTCCAGGATCACGCGCATCGCGGGTTCCCGTGGGATCGTCGACGACCTCATTCATCCACCCGGATCGACCTCGCCGACGTCCCGGGAGCCGGCCTCCGGAGGAGTCGGCGATCCCGTGCGGCCCGGATCGATCCATTCTTGAGAGCGAAGGGAGTCGCGCTCGGCCCGGAATCCGTACGCCGCCCGTCCCGGGCGGGGACGGCGATCGCGGCCGATTCCCGGCGACGCGCCCGCCGCACCACTCGATGCAGGGCCGGGGCGGTCGCCGTCCGAACGTCGTCCGGACGGCCCGTCCCACCTTCATAGTATGCCGGCGTCATCTCTTCGCGCTCGAACTCAGGGATTTTCTCAACTCAGGCAAGCATTCATCGTTACGGCGAGCCTGCGCGCCCGGTCGCGATCCGGGGCGCCGCCGAGCGACTTCAGGGGGCGGGAGGGGCCGGGGCCGGCTCGCCGGCGGCCGGCTCGGCGGCGCGGGGCGCCGGCCCTTCGGAAGGGCCGAAGGTGAAGCTCTTGATGAGGTTCTCGGCCTGTTCGCGGAAGGGGACGTGAGGATCGCGCGTGGTCATCGCCGTGACGATCAGGGTCTCGTTGCGCGTGAACTGGACGATGTAGCGGTCCAGGTAGATCCGGTTGCCACGGACCGCCGGGGCGTCGTCGGCCGGCTTGAGCGCGGCCTCGATGCGGTAGACCTTGCGGTTCAGGGGCTTCCAGACCTCGTCCTTCAGCCACCCGGAGTCGCCCATGAGGACCTCCTGGCCCTGGGCCCGCCACTGCTCGACGAGGGTCTTCCGCTGGGCCGCAGGGTCGGCGGACAGGCGGTCGCGCGAGGCGTCCCCGGTCTTGGCCGCGAGGGCGACCGACATCACGTCCTGGCCGTCGTAGCGGCGATCGACGAGGTCGACGCCCCCCTCGGGATACGCCCGGGCGATCCGCAGACCCTGGGGGTGCGCGAGGTGGAACCGGCCTTCGGGGTCGTCGTAGGTCACCCAGGTGTGCGCCTCGTCCTCGGGGGGGGCCTCGGGTGCGACGAGCGGCAGGGCGGCCTCGGCCCCCAGCTCCGACGCCCGGACTCGCCGGGCGACGACCAGCTCGCGGGTCTGGGTCTGGTTCAGCCGCCCGGTCTCGTCGTCGGGCAGGGGGGTGGTGATGACCTGGGCCATCCGGATCTCGGCGATCCAGCCCTCGGCCTCGACGACGCCCGCCTTCGCCTTGGCCTCGGGGGTGGGGGTCGCTCCGGCGGCGGCCGGCGCGGGCTGGCCCGGAGGCTTGGCCTCGAAGGCGAAGTGGACGCGGACGTTGAGGGCGACCGGGCCTTCCATCAGCGCGAGCTGCCCCGTGATCCCGATGACGGCCGTCATCGCCGACGAGCCCGGCGCGGCGGCCCGGACCTCGATCAGCTCGGCCTCGACCGCGTAGTCCTCCTGCAGCGGCGGCTCGCCGAGGAGCACGGTCAGGGTCCCGCGGGGGACCGGCCAGGGGTCGCCGACGCGGCGTGGGGTCGTCGGCAGCAGGGTCGCGATCTGGGGGAGGAACGGATTCTGGATGATCCGGTCGAACTCGACCTGGCGGAGCACGCGGCCGTCGGTGACGTTGTAAAGCTCGACCGGCTTGCCGGGCTTGAGGCGATACCAGAGGCTCAACTGCTCCAGGAACTTCGGGTTCTGGAACTGGCGACGCATCGGCAAGGTCGTGGCGAGCTGGGCCTTCTCGTAGCGGCGGACCACGTCGGACGCCGCCCGGTTCGGATAGGTCTTCACGGCCCGTTCCGTGTAGATCGTCTGGAGCGTGGTCTCGGCGCGGTCGGGGGTCCCCTTGGCCTTCTCGCGCACCACCTTGATCTTCTCGCGGACGCCGACCTGGTACTGCGTCAGCCATTCCGGATGGGCGGGATCGGCGGCGTCGGCGTATTTCTCGGAGAAGTGGTACCGCAGGCTGAGCGGCTGGGGCTCGCCCTTCGGGTCGGCCTCGACGGCGGGATCCTGGGGCGGCGTCGGCTCGCCCGAGGGGGCCGGGGCGGGCGTCGGGGTCGGCGCCTGCCCGTGCGCTCGACCGCCCGCGAGGCCGGCGACGAGCGCCCCCAGCAGGAAGATCGGCCGGAGATCCGGCCGGCGCATCGGCCCTCGGCTTCGCGTCTCACCCATGACGGCGCACCTTCATGTTGAAAAACCCGGTGTGGTCGGGACCGCTTCCCCCGGTCCACGATAGCTTTCGGCCCGGGGTCGGGAAACCCTCCGCCCCGCATTTTCGAGCCCGGGGCCGACGCTCAGGGGCCAACGGCCAGCGGGGGGTCGTTCCACTGGAGCGAGCCGATGACCGTCTCGTCCGCCTGGCCGAACGCCGCGGCGTCCGAGTCGGCGAGGGTGAACGTCGCCAGCAGCTGGTCGCCGCCAGGGCTGGCGATCAGGTAGTAGTACCAGAGCAGCCCCAGGTCGCCCTGCCGGCCCTGGACGCCCAGCTTGTATCGGAAGCCTCCGCGCGGGTCGCCGTCGACCTCGCCGTTGCCCAGGAACTGGCCGAACCGGTCCTTGAGGCCCCGCTGCACGTCCTCGCGGAAGGCCTGGACGTCCTGATGCTTGCCCTTGCCCGCGGGCGGCCCGTAGATCAGGTTGCACTGGGCCTTCACGCGGCCGGCGTCGTACTTCTTGAGCACGACCAGCTTCCGATCGT
The DNA window shown above is from Paludisphaera mucosa and carries:
- the phoU gene encoding phosphate signaling complex protein PhoU; the protein is MAPSRSQEGGAAAGGVPRHAFREQDAVWAELLAMGDSVVGSLEKSVKAVCEGRIDLIAEVKEEEEESDRKEVHIEEECLRILALFEPVASDLRRMATVLKVNRDWERIADLALRVARRVRKLGRKFPDIAVPDSLKTLARDVLRHVQSAHAALVEIDSRKAREVIAGDQPIDASYRAVRRQLKDQLAARADQLDGWLLLLNSARNLERIADHATGIAQTVVFLQEGKIIRHADPK
- a CDS encoding DUF4394 domain-containing protein; the encoded protein is MRMRHAIAAALAAACFSTVTGAVQAGPTGYVLGNGGTTLHTFDVASPGGAAAIQLTFGGVGASLDDIDFRPLTGRLYGYNDVRDAYFTVDVATGILTAASGPGVAATNSDKLGIDFNPVIDRLRTVSELGENIVYNPLTGGTTVATGLFYGAGDANAGATPQVVANAYTNSAAGAATTTQYVLDAGLDTLAILANNLGTLTTVGRVTYNGAFLDFGPDAGFDVFSGPGGVNIAYALLNVGNTSSLYTIDLSTATASLVGDLPGGFGTIQGLAIAPAAVPEPSAIVLAALAAGLVAPRLLRAGRARRASSAEVPTARA
- a CDS encoding FHA domain-containing serine/threonine-protein kinase, with protein sequence MRVILEVIKGPREGRSFVFDRHDTFIVGRSQFVHCPINDAALSRDHFLIEISPPRCELRDLDSTNGTFVNNERIDRARLASGDLIAAGQSLFRIVVEAASPSGAAPPPSSSLAIPSRSPIFCAGCGTPAPLNLTVNNVVGVGPNEPVEWWCSACRSEASSLPQPVPHYTTVRELGRGAMGVVYQARHNTSGRMVALKLIMPETATTRAAIDRFQREMSVISQLRHPNIVEWFEQGMSRGQFWFAMEFITGSNLEGLAKLDPGRYPTDQACRLACQILKGLEHAHRRGFVHRDIKPENVLIGQTPEGSVAKISDFGLAKSFRSVGLSGLTFSGEMRGTIPFMPPEQMTDFKTVRPQADLYATAATLYYLLTGKYIYDEPEGGGDLIKMLLEEHPIPILERRPDIPAGLAAVVGKCLARDPEERYPDATAMRRALKPFC
- a CDS encoding DUF488 domain-containing protein, with the translated sequence MSDATRPFFTIGYGGRPPEEFVGLLKAHGVKTVADVRLRPDRASMGAYTKAKAADKGIEKLLADAGIGYRSLPELGNVFLYLDDWTAPYGELIDRSGDLLTRRLVTLPGPFCLLCAEKRVAECHRGVIATHLVGRGAWRVEHIE